The Daphnia magna isolate NIES linkage group LG6, ASM2063170v1.1, whole genome shotgun sequence genome segment TGCCAGCACCACCTAAGACAAAACCAATAATTTTTCGTTGGGCATCCTTCCGCAATAATTCACCGTCAGTCAGGATAACAAAACGACCATTGCGATCCAAATCGCATTTAATTTTTCTCAAATCGCTCTTCATCGTCACTGGATCGGCCAGGTGATCGACCTTCGGGATGTTGGCGATCATGTCGGAGATTCTCGAACTGATTCCTAAAAAGAAGTGGCCTGCTCCTTTGTAGTATTCAGTAAAGTCTTCAGTCAGATTGCGATAACGTTCCAGCTGGACGATACTATTGTTAGTGCcattaaacaacaacaacatttctCTTCCGATTTGAACATTTTCTTGTCTGCTTTCTGAGATGGCCATCGAAAGTTCTTCGTCCAACTGACTCCAGTTGTGCAGTTTTTCCTGGGTCTTGTTTAACGCTTGCCTGGAACAACTCCACCTCCATTTAGCCAGCTCGAATTTCATCTTAGCATTAGCCCAATTTTCGTCTTGAGTGAAATTGATCCTGGATTTGAAAGCTTGCCATTGTTGCGAACTCGTTTCTAATTGAATTCGATCCTGTTGCAATTGGCGTGTCAAGTTCATGTTAATCTTATCCAAAGATTGCATAGCtgttttcaatttccttttaCTGTTGGTCCTGGAAGATTTGCGTCTCATGGCAGCGTTGTTGGCACGTTCCAGGTTGCCGAGTATAATGGCAGCAGAGTTTTGGACAGTTCTCATGAAACTGATCAACTCCTCGAAATGGGCTGCCATTAAATAGAAAAGCTGAGCGATTCGCTTCGTCTTATCTCTGACGTTTTCTAACGGTTCGGGAATGCATTCAAAGACATGACTGGAATTCCAGGGACAACGTTCCACATCGCCGAATTGAGTGTCCACATCGACGGACAGCATTTTCAACTCTGTCGCACTGACGTTAGTCGTCCTGAATTTGTTGGCCACTTGATGCGTGATTTGAAGCGAAGAATTCTGGAACCTTTTCGATTCTCGGATCACTAGAGCAGCACGAGAAGCTTTAACACGACCTTTCTTTCTAGGAAGAAGCCGCACATTTCTCAGATTCGGAATTTGAATGGTCCATTCTCCGGATTTGCAAGTTTGGGTCCAAACATCACCGACATCTTCCACCAGTGTGGTCGTTCCAACGCTGACATTATGCAAATGAGAAGCGTCCACTGCCAACAGGAAACCAATACAGAAAATGACAACTATTAGATGTTTCAATTGGATGCCAACGTGAAACATGGCGAGTCTCGGTGCAGCTCGCTCGATAAACTGTGCACTGGTCGACCCTGCGTCTCTTATAAACGCAGAGTCCAAATTGATAgctaacaagaaaaagaagcaagaTAGCAATGCTTTAAAGAGTCTACTAGACTACCACACATTTGATATAAAAACGAAAGCAATTGATTACAGCGACATCACTGCGAGCGACACCCCACTAATTATTGCTTACGATGATGTACTGTAGGTGAATTTGACATTAAATTTTAGACTTTAGCGATGATTAGGGATTAATTGGGGGCCCTTGGTTTGAATGACTGCGTTTCTGGGAATGGGGAGGATGAAGTCATCTGACACCATTTTAGCGATTTTCCCATTTTCGCAAACATTTTCCCGCGAGACCTGTCTACTTCAAAGAGGATTGGTCAACTTGTGCAGTCCAAGAAAATTGCTGAAAGTTCTAAAAATAACAACATTTTTCAGACGATAACATTATAGCAAGTCAGACGAAGAGGTTATCAACTCAGCCATTAATTCAAAATAAGCCGGATGTAACATTTTCACTTTAGAATACCGTCCAGATATTGCAAAACTTTCTAGTGATCCTGACCTATACTGTCTGCTGAGCAAATACAAAGAACATAAACAAgataaaatcaatttttaaaattcaataaacAGCACGTATTATTCGTCTTAATCGAATCGCTATTTGCCAATATTTTAATTGAAGCGGAACATTTCGATATTTCCAAAACCAGCCAAAGTCAATGCGTATTTCTGTTATCCTACTTGCGCGTGTGCAAATTGATGGACGTCTCATAATTGAACTTTACACtttcaacagcaaaaaatcaATGATCCCATTTCAAAATAgcccctttattttttaggtTGCGCAGGAGAAAATAAACACTTTCGTTGTCGCTAATAACATAACTGACCTTCCAAAATACAGTGCGTTCCAGAATTGAATCCTACAAATGGAACAAGAATTCCCTTGTCTTGAATCTCTGTCTCATTCGGCAGGCAAACTAATGGTTGTATTAGAGAAAGGTTAAGGACGCAATAATATAATTACCAATGGGTTAGTAATTAGCAACAGAAGGTATTGCATCAAACGATACATAACTCACGTGTACACGGATGGGTCCTCAACAAAGGGAATTTCTCGTCTTTATCTCTTACGGGAGGGGTGAACTTTTTTCTgaacttaaaaagaaaaaatgaaatacgaGGTCGACGATCGGGTCATTGTCCGTTCCTGTCTATAGCTGCAAGCGTCTACTACATTTAAGGTCATTATCCACTTCCGATCCGCCCATCTAAAGGCagggtatatatatataaagactTCAATGGACCAGATAACCATTCACAGTTCAATATCTTTCATTTTAGAGATCTTGTTCCTGCAGAACAGAGTTCTTGATAGTTGTAAAGGTTTAAGAAAATGTGAAATGTTAAGATGGTGCACTGGATGGATTCTGACCCAGCCCTGCTCGTTTTTTATTCGGTAAGTGATTGGATTATATTGCTTTTTTGAACTTCCAATTGATTTATTGTCAATGCTTTTCTGTATAGTTGATAACGACGAATGACGGTTATTCAAATATGGAACTCCCAGTGCCAAAAGGCCTCACGTACGACCACTGTCGGCCATGGGgctaaagactttttcatgACGGGCCTAAATTGGTTGAATGTGTCTAGTATGGTTAGTTTGACGTGTGTCTTATTGTGTTCTACTGTGTAATTGATATTATAAATGATAGTATGAGTTAGTGAAACATTCCACTCGTTATGCGTCCCTGCGTTGCAGGTAACCAGCGTTTAAACTGCCAAGTGCCCAATCAACTGTGCTTACCTTTGTGTTTGTGCTGTCCTTCGTTAGAGGTGACATTCCTGTTTGTGGTCCATGTTAACACGATGCTCAGAATATGCCTTTTTGTGAATAGTGCCCTCTTTGTATGCAACCTAAACAATTTAGTTTGTTTCTAATGCATTCTCAATCAAAATGTGAATTTATTTATGCtggaaaatgtttcatttccaAATTGTTTGCGTCCTTCAAATGCACGAACACAACAACGCACATCAAACTTAAAGACTTCTCGTATTCAAATGTTAAACTAATAACGAACAACCTCAGTGAATATATTAATAGAAAAATCCCAACTTGAGCTCTGTCTCaaatttgtttcttcttccgaAGTTTCGAGTTCGGGAATCAATCACTGCCATTCCCCGTTGAAACGGACAAAATGAATTCGGCAACATTAGTTTATTTTTGCATATATTTAAAATGATCCAAGGTTACCTCAGTGATTACGGAGCTACCTGTTGTCTGCCATCGCTATTTCCTGTTCCATTTCTAACGCCATCATCAGCATCAAACTTCGATTGAGGAATAAAGATCCCCTTACTTTCAAAACCAGTAGATTCATTTGTAACATTGGATGCATTCACTTGTTTGGGCGTGATTACATCAGCACGCAGGAGATAAACGGAGTAAAATGCTAGCAAAACTGTCATGAGCAAAAGACCACCCACAAGCAGAAGGAAATCGCACCAGAAATTTGAAGGTTTCTTTATTTGGTTACTGACTTGAAACATGGTCGGTTGTCTCGTACAGTCAACTGTTGACTGCACGTGCTGTCGGCGGTCGTTTTAAGCACGACACGCTTCAGCGACGTGATGGAAGCTTCTTATCAACTACAGTACCAGGAAAATTGCGCGAGATACTGCGATGCAAGATGCTCAAACTGACCCGATTGAACCTTGCAACCTTCGGGTTCTTCAACACTTGAATGACGGGAGGTAAAAACGTTTACCATACGTTGTAATATAGCTGAATCCTTGACATCGTTAGCTGAGTAAGTGATCCAGTTTATTCGGGGAAAAAACGTCAGAACCAACGTCTGCCTCAAATTGTTTTGCTGATTACGTATGAGTGGGACTTAATCCCCCCAGTATATAAACACATTCAGACACGagttgaaaaaatttagttcTTCCGAGAACGGAAAAATTCTGGCTTCTGGAATTTCATGAAACTGGTCGGTATACTGCGCAGTATGGTTCGGTCAAAGGGTTTATCACGAATATATACAGTTAAACAGACTGTTTATAACGAGCGAAAACATTTAACTGTCTGACCTTCATTGCAACGACTCGTTTCTTACCAGAGATATCAACACGTTTTGATGAAAAATCAAatggttttcatttttcaggGTAAGAAAATGTTGACTTATCACGAACAATTGTGAACGTAATTGTGAACGACACATCCTGGTTGCTGCGGTTTGTGTGTAAAAATAACGGAGGATGTTTCGAAATTCACGTTTCAAATCTTGTGATTGAAGTAAGAAAATACGCCTGGAAACGTTGCTGTTGTGGTAAACGAATCAGTCCTAATCAAACAGTTCCCGACATTGCACACACGCACTTGAAGCTAGGAATGCATACAATTCGTTCATGAAATGAATTCTACATTGTTTACGTCCAATCTCCATCTAGGTGCCCTCTCGTCCCTACCGGAACCAGTTTCAACGTTGAACGCTAGtgaacaaaacaataaaaaagatgtcATAACGACGGATAAAGATTTTGTGCACACTTCTACAGTGCACAATCACGAAGAATTGGATCATTTAAACGAATCTGTTTTCGAAGATGACGACTTTAAATGGTTTGATGATATCACCACAGGATTTATTGTTGTGAACAAAGAATCGACGCCTCCACCTCCATTTGAGGTTTAACTTTTCCCTTTCTCTCAGTGATTCAGACCTAATTGTATAGAATGTTAATTACCTGTCTTGCCAAAATGTAATTAAGACGCGAGATTCCAATCAATCCAGTGAAGATGGCAAACCAACATCTTCAAGAACCACTTCTGGATCATTAAAAGCGGATTGGGAAAGGAAATTAGGTCACCGAAGAGTGGGGCAACATGGGGAAGTGACTTATAAGAAAGTAAGTTATGTTGTGTAGTTGAACGGAATTAAAATATACCGTCTGATTGTGTTCTTCTTGTAGATACATACTTCTGAAATCATGTACTCCATTCAATTGGGTATTAGCCATGCGATTGGAGGCCTGGCGCCGAAACCGGAAAGGGACATTTTGATGCAGGATTTCAAGACTATCGAATCAGTGGATCATTATTTCCAAGGATCTCGTCAAACTCCGAATGCACATCGTTATTCTAATTTTCGGTTCGAATCATTCGCTCCCATGGCATTCCGATATTTTCGCAATTACTTTGGTATCGATCCCCACGATTTTGTGGTAATTAAACTTGAAAATCTCATTTACtgctttttaaataataattttcttATTCTATTTTTACAGTTGTCATTGTGCAATCAGCCTCTACGAGAACTGAGCAATCCGGGAGCAAGTGGATCGATTTTCTACGTTTCCGCGGACGATGAGTTTATCATAAAAACCGTGCAACACAAAGAAGGAGAATTCCTTAAAAAATTACTTCCTGGTTATAACATGgtataattaatttttttaaaccaaccTCCATAAGTGCTAATGgatattttcttattttagaatCTCAACCAAAATCCGTGCACGCTATTGCCGAAATTTTTCGGTTTTTATTCTTACATCTGCAATTCGAAAACAGTGCGGATGGTTGTCATGAACAATTTGCTGCCATCTTCGATAAAACTACACGAAAAATACGATCTAAAGGGCTCCACTTACAAAAGAAAAGTAGACGGTCGTTTATAGTAACAACAATGACACTTTTGTTTGATTAAGAACTTGACTAGCCATTTATTCAAATTACAGGCTTCGGATATGGAAAGAAGTAAAAAAGTCCCTACATTTAAGGACTTGGATTTCTTGGAATTACATCCTGATGGAATTATGTTGGAACCAGAAACGTATGCAGCATTGATTAAGACTATTCAACGAGATTGTCGAGTTTTGGAAAGCTTTAAAATTATGGACTACAGTCTTTTATTAGCGATTCACAATGTGGATTTGGCTGCTACAGAAGAAGCAGAGCGTGGGCTCAACAAATTAGCCAAAGACGAACGAAACGTGACTGAAAATGCTGGAATAAGACGAATTACTAAACCGAATCAAAATTCTTCGACCAGTCGTCGAAGATTAGTGGCCCATTCCACTGCTTTGGAAAGtattcaaatgaaatatgATGCAGATGTCGTGACAGAAAATATCCCGTATGCaattccctttaaaaaaattttttttcttgttcatttATGTATTATTCATTTGTTGTATGTTTGAACAGATCCGGTGGTGTTCCAGCGCGCAACGCTAAGGGTGAAAGACTACTTGTGTTTCTAGGCATAATTGACATTTTGCAGAATTACCGACTGGAGAAGAAACTTGAACACACATTGAAAGCTTTGATTCACGATGgagtattttattttccacggcttttgtttcctttaaacaaaaattacgtTTTTTGGGAAGGGGGAAACAAAATCTTCTGATCTCTAAATTGCTTTATTATTGGTTTCTTTTCGCAGGATACTGTATCAGTCCACCGCCCTGACTTTTACTCGCAACGTTTCGAAAATTTTTTGGCGAATCAAGTTTTCAGAAAAGTTTCATCAAGTTAGTGGCTATCTGCATGATCCATGATTCAATCGTGCGCGTCATTCCGAAGCTGGAGGAAAGATATTTTGCACTTTGTTtttgcttcatttttttttactgcaaGAGGACGTTGGAGtttgattttttctgttttaagTTATTAGAATATCGAAATGCGAAATTTCTTGTTAATAAAATCACAGAATGtgaaaactataaattaactgttattattcatttcattttggcGCCTTTGGGAGTCCTTCGCCATCTGTTGACAAGCAAAATATTTATTCCTGAGCAGACGACGCATTTGACAGCGCATTATTATCACCGCCTGCTGTTCGATCGTTTTTCGTTTGGATTTGAATAATTCAAACTTGAAACTTGAAAATCGTGAAAATTTTACTATTCATCTGTATTCCACCACATTCTCTCCAAGCTTCTCTTCTAAAATGGAAAAGACCAAGTATGGCTTctatatttgtttattttacaTAGATTTACTAATCCTAGTCTCTCTCAGACACATGAAGACATTATGGTCTATTTTATCGGGTACCAACCAGCCGTTGTCATTTGATGTTGTCGGACCTTTCATAGAAAGTGCCAAAAATTGGCTAGTCTCTGGAATTCAACATTTCAGGCCTAGGGATGAAGATTCTATTCCAGCGACAagtgattttcctacaattcTCAGTTATACTATACACCTGAAAGCAGAGGATACAGCAAAGTTGATGGAAAGctacaaagaaaatgaatataGAGGAACTGCAGAACAGTTTGAAAACCTCTTTAAAAACAAGCATTTTTACCCTGGGCTTTTGGCTGAACTCAGTCAGTTTTACCATAAAGAAAGACTCTATCTTCTACATAGCATTGAGTTCCTCATAAAAAAGGCTTACAGCAATGCACATCCATACTCCAACATTTTCAAGAACTTCTTGGAAACCTATGATGGAAAATGTGAACTTAAGAAATCTCTTTTGGCACAGCTGAAGTTGCTCAGTAAAGGATCTGCTCCACAGCAGTCAGCAATTGTTACACCTGCAATAATCAAGTCGTGGTGGAGCTTGAATTCTCAGGAGATTCTTTTAGTTCTCCAGTGCCTGATATACTATTCAGAGAGTCACGAATTAGATGCTGAAGAccttcttgaaattttgtcAACCTGTGGCCAACTCTCTGGTGATTTGGGAGAAAATTTCCATAGTGTCTGCCACATGCAAACCACACTACTTGTGAAAATTGTTCAGCCCAAAGACAAGTGAGTTTAAAAATGTAGTTATTTGTCTCCATCTTTAACGTTTTTTCCCAGTTTCCAAACTTTAAGGTTGAAGAACACAGCAATTGAAGAGCAATTGGAAAGACTTTTGAACAAAGCAGAGTACTCTCCTATTCTTCTGGCATGGATGTTAAATCACTATACTTCCGAAAACCCTATCAGTGGTTCCAAATTCCAACAGTTCGGCAAAAAAGCGATCGAACAACGAGTACTAAAGATCATTGGTGACATCAGTAGTGATCCCATTTTCCAGGTATTTCCCAGCGACCTAGTTCAAACCGGCAGTGAAACAACTTGTTTGTGTTTTCCCTATAGGGTG includes the following:
- the LOC116924410 gene encoding uncharacterized protein LOC116924410, whose amino-acid sequence is MFHVGIQLKHLIVVIFCIGFLLAVDASHLHNVSVGTTTLVEDVGDVWTQTCKSGEWTIQIPNLRNVRLLPRKKGRVKASRAALVIRESKRFQNSSLQITHQVANKFRTTNVSATELKMLSVDVDTQFGDVERCPWNSSHVFECIPEPLENVRDKTKRIAQLFYLMAAHFEELISFMRTVQNSAAIILGNLERANNAAMRRKSSRTNSKRKLKTAMQSLDKINMNLTRQLQQDRIQLETSSQQWQAFKSRINFTQDENWANAKMKFELAKWRWSCSRQALNKTQEKLHNWSQLDEELSMAISESRQENVQIGREMLLLFNGTNNSIVQLERYRNLTEDFTEYYKGAGHFFLGISSRISDMIANIPKVDHLADPVTMKSDLRKIKCDLDRNGRFVILTDGELLRKDAQRKIIGFVLGGAGKGCDVSV
- the LOC116925856 gene encoding phosphatidylinositol 4-phosphate 5-kinase type-1 alpha isoform X2, which translates into the protein MNSTLFTSNLHLGALSSLPEPVSTLNASEQNNKKDVITTDKDFVHTSTVHNHEELDHLNESVFEDDDFKWFDDITTGFIVVNKESTPPPPFETRDSNQSSEDGKPTSSRTTSGSLKADWERKLGHRRVGQHGEVTYKKIHTSEIMYSIQLGISHAIGGLAPKPERDILMQDFKTIESVDHYFQGSRQTPNAHRYSNFRFESFAPMAFRYFRNYFGIDPHDFVLSLCNQPLRELSNPGASGSIFYVSADDEFIIKTVQHKEGEFLKKLLPGYNMNLNQNPCTLLPKFFGFYSYICNSKTVRMVVMNNLLPSSIKLHEKYDLKGSTYKRKASDMERSKKVPTFKDLDFLELHPDGIMLEPETLLLAIHNVDLAATEEAERGLNKLAKDERNVTENAGIRRITKPNQNSSTSRRRLVAHSTALESIQMKYDADVVTENIPSGGVPARNAKGERLLVFLGIIDILQNYRLEKKLEHTLKALIHDGDTVSVHRPDFYSQRFENFLANQVFRKVSSS
- the LOC116925856 gene encoding phosphatidylinositol 4-phosphate 5-kinase type-1 alpha isoform X1 → MNSTLFTSNLHLGALSSLPEPVSTLNASEQNNKKDVITTDKDFVHTSTVHNHEELDHLNESVFEDDDFKWFDDITTGFIVVNKESTPPPPFETRDSNQSSEDGKPTSSRTTSGSLKADWERKLGHRRVGQHGEVTYKKIHTSEIMYSIQLGISHAIGGLAPKPERDILMQDFKTIESVDHYFQGSRQTPNAHRYSNFRFESFAPMAFRYFRNYFGIDPHDFVLSLCNQPLRELSNPGASGSIFYVSADDEFIIKTVQHKEGEFLKKLLPGYNMNLNQNPCTLLPKFFGFYSYICNSKTVRMVVMNNLLPSSIKLHEKYDLKGSTYKRKASDMERSKKVPTFKDLDFLELHPDGIMLEPETYAALIKTIQRDCRVLESFKIMDYSLLLAIHNVDLAATEEAERGLNKLAKDERNVTENAGIRRITKPNQNSSTSRRRLVAHSTALESIQMKYDADVVTENIPSGGVPARNAKGERLLVFLGIIDILQNYRLEKKLEHTLKALIHDGDTVSVHRPDFYSQRFENFLANQVFRKVSSS